In the genome of Populus nigra chromosome 9, ddPopNigr1.1, whole genome shotgun sequence, one region contains:
- the LOC133703806 gene encoding calcium permeable stress-gated cation channel 1 isoform X1 yields MATLGDIAVSGALNLLGAFIFLLAFAVLRIQPFNDRVYFPKWYLKGLRSSASHSGAFVRRIVNLDFRSYTRFLNWMPEALKMPEPELIDHAGLDSAVYLRIYLMGLKIFVPIAFLAWAILVPVNYTNDTLEAAQLASNVTASDIDKLSISNVPLKSQRFWAHIVMAYAFTFWTCYVLLKEYEKVASMRLQFLSSEGRRPDQFTVLVRNVPPDPDESVSELVEHFFLVNHPHHYLIHQVVCNANKLASLVKKKKSKQNWLDYYQLKYDRNPSQKPLKKTGFLGLWGEKVDAIDHHKSEIKKLSEEIEEERKKVLKDPKSIMPAAFVSFKTRWGAAVCAQTQQSRNPTLWLTEWAPEPRDVYWENLAIPYMSLSVRRLIIGVAFFFLTFFFMIPIASVQALASIEGIEKKAPFLKPIIEIKFIKSVIQGFLPGIALKLFLIFLPTILMIMSKFEGFLSISSLERRSATRYYIFLIINVFLGSILAGAAFEQLNSFINQSANEIPKTIGVAVPLKATFFITYIMVDGWAGIAGEVLMLKPLILYHLKNFFLVKTEKDREEAMDPGSLGFNTGEPRIQLYFLLGLVYATVTPVLLPFIIIFFAFAYVVFRHQIINVYNQEYESGAAFWPDVHGRVITALVISQLALLGLMSTKEAAQSAPFLIALPVLTIWFHRFCNGRHKSAFVKYPLQEAMMKDTLERSSSLNFNFKSYLQNAYIHPVFKGGDDDCAEYLSEKLETDSDSVLVPTVRQSQRNTPAIRSRSSSPALSDEDRTVEPESMKLTSQHLIAWHIAMT; encoded by the exons ATGGCAACGCTAGGAGATATAGCGGTTTCGGGGGCTTTAAATCTACTGGGtgctttcattttcttattggcATTTGCAGTCTTGAGGATACAACCTTTCAATGATAGGGTTTACTTTCCAAAATGGTATCTCAAGGGCTTAAGAAGCAGTGCCTCGCACTCGGGGGCTTTTGTTCGCAGGATTGTGAATTTAGACTTTAGATCGTATACCCGGTTTTTAAATTGGATGCCTGAAGCGCTTAAAATGCCTGAGCCTGAGCTTATTGATCATGCAGGATTGGATTCAGCGGTTTACTTGCGAATTTACTTGATGGG ACTTAAAATTTTTGTGCCTATAGCGTTCCTTGCTTGGGCTATCCTGGTGCCAGTTAATTACACCAATGATACTCTAGAGGCAGCCCAGCTGGCGTCCAATGTAACTGCTAGTGACATTGACAAGCTTTCAATTTCTAATGTTCCACTTAAATCACAAAG ATTTTGGGCTCATATAGTGATGGCCTATGCCTTTACTTTCTGGACATGCTACGTGTTACTGAAGGAGTATGAGAAAGTTGCTTCAATGAGGTTGCAATTTCTTTCCTCAGAAGGACGCCGTCCAGATCAATTCACT GTCCTTGTTAGGAATGTACCTCCGGATCCAGATGAATCTGTCAGTGAGCTTGTGGAGCACTTTTTCCTAGTGAATCATCCACATCATTATCTCATTCATCAG GTGGTGTGCAACGCAAACAAACTTGCCAGTTTggtcaagaagaagaaaagtaagCAGAATTGGCTTGACTACTACCAACTCAAGTATGACAGGAATCCATCACAGAAGCCTCTTAAGAAA ACTGGTTTCCTTGGGCTTTGGGGTGAAAAAGTGGATGCAATTGATCATCACAAATCAGAGATTAAGAAACTGTCAGAAGAA ATAGAAGAGGAGAGGAAAAAGGTTTTAAAGGATCCAAAGTCTATAATGCCGGCAGCATTTGTTTCATTTAAGACTCGATGGGGTGCAGCTGTATGTGCACAAACTCAACAATCAAGAAATCCGACTTTGTGGTTAACAGAGTGGGCTCCTGAGCCGCGTGATGTATATTGGGAAAACTTGGCCATTCCATACATGTCACTCTCTGTTAGGAGGCTGATAATTGGAGTTGCATTCTTTTTCCTTACTTTCTTTTTCATGATACCTATTGCATCTGTGCAAGCTCTAGCAAGCATTGAGGGAATCGAGAAAAAAGCCCCTTTTCTGAAGCCCATTATTGAAAT aaaatttatcaaatccgTTATCCAAGGTTTTCTACCTGGCATTGCATTGAAGCTCTTCCTAATCTTCCTGCCAACAATTTTAATGATCATGTCTAAATTTGAAGGCTTCCTATCTATATCATCTTTGGAAAGGAGATCAGCAACAAGATATTATATTTTCCTCATTATCAATGTATTCCTTGGGAGCATACTCGCTGGGGCCGCATTTGAACAGCTAAATTCTTTTATCAATCAGTCTGCTAATGA AATTCCTAAAACAATAGGTGTAGCTGTTCCATTGAAAGCAACTTTCTTCATAACCTATATAATGGTTGATGGTTGGGCTGGAATAGCTGGAGAAGTTCTAATGCTGAAACCACTGATACTGTATCACTTGAAAAATTTCTTTCTGGTGAAGACAGAAAAAGACAGGGAAGAGGCAATGGATCCTGGCAGTCTTGGTTTTAACACCGGCGAACCCCGcattcaattatattttctgCTAGGTCTTGTATATGCAACAGTGACACCTGTTCTCCTTccattcataattattttctttgccTTCGCCTATGTAGTGTTCCGTCATCAG ATCATAAATGTTTACAACCAAGAGTATGAAAGTGGTGCAGCATTCTGGCCTGATGTCCATGGGCGTGTTATTACTGCATTAGTAATCTCACAGCTGGCTCTGCTGGGACTGATGAGTACAAAAGAAGCTGCGCAGTCAGCACCATTTCTCATTGCTCTTCCTGTACTCACTATATGGTTCCATAGGTTCTGCAACGGACGCCACAAATCTGCTTTTGTCAAATATCCATTACAG GAAGCAATGATGAAAGATACCCTGGAGCGATCAAGTTCTctgaactttaatttcaaatccTACCTTCAGAATGCATATATCCATCCAGTTTTCAAAGGTGGTGATGATGATTGTGCCGAGTATCTGAGCGAAAAGTTAGAAACTGATAGTGACAGTGTTTTAGTGCCTACAGTTCGACAATCGCAAAGAAATACACCAGCAATAAGAAGTAGATCATCCTCACCGGCTTTATCCGACGAAGATAGAACAGTAGAGCCTGAAAGTATGAAACTTACAAGCCAACATCTCATTGCATGGCATATTGCAATGACATGA
- the LOC133703806 gene encoding calcium permeable stress-gated cation channel 1 isoform X2 codes for MATLGDIAVSGALNLLGAFIFLLAFAVLRIQPFNDRVYFPKWYLKGLRSSASHSGAFVRRIVNLDFRSYTRFLNWMPEALKMPEPELIDHAGLDSAVYLRIYLMGLKIFVPIAFLAWAILVPVNYTNDTLEAAQLASNVTASDIDKLSISNVPLKSQRFWAHIVMAYAFTFWTCYVLLKEYEKVASMRLQFLSSEGRRPDQFTVLVRNVPPDPDESVSELVEHFFLVNHPHHYLIHQVVCNANKLASLVKKKKSKQNWLDYYQLKYDRNPSQKPLKKTGFLGLWGEKVDAIDHHKSEIKKLSEEIEEERKKVLKDPKSIMPAAFVSFKTRWGAAVCAQTQQSRNPTLWLTEWAPEPRDVYWENLAIPYMSLSVRRLIIGVAFFFLTFFFMIPIASVQALASIEGIEKKAPFLKPIIEIKFIKSVIQGFLPGIALKLFLIFLPTILMIMSKFEGFLSISSLERRSATRYYIFLIINVFLGSILAGAAFEQLNSFINQSANEIPKTIGVAVPLKATFFITYIMVDGWAGIAGEVLMLKPLILYHLKNFFLVKTEKDREEAMDPGSLGFNTGEPRIQLYFLLGLVYATVTPVLLPFIIIFFAFAYVVFRHQIINVYNQEYESGAAFWPDVHGRVITALVISQLALLGLMSTKEAAQSAPFLIALPVLTIWFHRFCNGRHKSAFVKYPLQEAMMKDTLERARDPNFNLKAYLQDAYIHPVFKGGDDDEDDDLSKKLETESVLVPTKRQSRKNTPAPSKISGASSPSLFEVVKNGDP; via the exons ATGGCAACGCTAGGAGATATAGCGGTTTCGGGGGCTTTAAATCTACTGGGtgctttcattttcttattggcATTTGCAGTCTTGAGGATACAACCTTTCAATGATAGGGTTTACTTTCCAAAATGGTATCTCAAGGGCTTAAGAAGCAGTGCCTCGCACTCGGGGGCTTTTGTTCGCAGGATTGTGAATTTAGACTTTAGATCGTATACCCGGTTTTTAAATTGGATGCCTGAAGCGCTTAAAATGCCTGAGCCTGAGCTTATTGATCATGCAGGATTGGATTCAGCGGTTTACTTGCGAATTTACTTGATGGG ACTTAAAATTTTTGTGCCTATAGCGTTCCTTGCTTGGGCTATCCTGGTGCCAGTTAATTACACCAATGATACTCTAGAGGCAGCCCAGCTGGCGTCCAATGTAACTGCTAGTGACATTGACAAGCTTTCAATTTCTAATGTTCCACTTAAATCACAAAG ATTTTGGGCTCATATAGTGATGGCCTATGCCTTTACTTTCTGGACATGCTACGTGTTACTGAAGGAGTATGAGAAAGTTGCTTCAATGAGGTTGCAATTTCTTTCCTCAGAAGGACGCCGTCCAGATCAATTCACT GTCCTTGTTAGGAATGTACCTCCGGATCCAGATGAATCTGTCAGTGAGCTTGTGGAGCACTTTTTCCTAGTGAATCATCCACATCATTATCTCATTCATCAG GTGGTGTGCAACGCAAACAAACTTGCCAGTTTggtcaagaagaagaaaagtaagCAGAATTGGCTTGACTACTACCAACTCAAGTATGACAGGAATCCATCACAGAAGCCTCTTAAGAAA ACTGGTTTCCTTGGGCTTTGGGGTGAAAAAGTGGATGCAATTGATCATCACAAATCAGAGATTAAGAAACTGTCAGAAGAA ATAGAAGAGGAGAGGAAAAAGGTTTTAAAGGATCCAAAGTCTATAATGCCGGCAGCATTTGTTTCATTTAAGACTCGATGGGGTGCAGCTGTATGTGCACAAACTCAACAATCAAGAAATCCGACTTTGTGGTTAACAGAGTGGGCTCCTGAGCCGCGTGATGTATATTGGGAAAACTTGGCCATTCCATACATGTCACTCTCTGTTAGGAGGCTGATAATTGGAGTTGCATTCTTTTTCCTTACTTTCTTTTTCATGATACCTATTGCATCTGTGCAAGCTCTAGCAAGCATTGAGGGAATCGAGAAAAAAGCCCCTTTTCTGAAGCCCATTATTGAAAT aaaatttatcaaatccgTTATCCAAGGTTTTCTACCTGGCATTGCATTGAAGCTCTTCCTAATCTTCCTGCCAACAATTTTAATGATCATGTCTAAATTTGAAGGCTTCCTATCTATATCATCTTTGGAAAGGAGATCAGCAACAAGATATTATATTTTCCTCATTATCAATGTATTCCTTGGGAGCATACTCGCTGGGGCCGCATTTGAACAGCTAAATTCTTTTATCAATCAGTCTGCTAATGA AATTCCTAAAACAATAGGTGTAGCTGTTCCATTGAAAGCAACTTTCTTCATAACCTATATAATGGTTGATGGTTGGGCTGGAATAGCTGGAGAAGTTCTAATGCTGAAACCACTGATACTGTATCACTTGAAAAATTTCTTTCTGGTGAAGACAGAAAAAGACAGGGAAGAGGCAATGGATCCTGGCAGTCTTGGTTTTAACACCGGCGAACCCCGcattcaattatattttctgCTAGGTCTTGTATATGCAACAGTGACACCTGTTCTCCTTccattcataattattttctttgccTTCGCCTATGTAGTGTTCCGTCATCAG ATCATAAATGTTTACAACCAAGAGTATGAAAGTGGTGCAGCATTCTGGCCTGATGTCCATGGGCGTGTTATTACTGCATTAGTAATCTCACAGCTGGCTCTGCTGGGACTGATGAGTACAAAAGAAGCTGCGCAGTCAGCACCATTTCTCATTGCTCTTCCTGTACTCACTATATGGTTCCATAGGTTCTGCAACGGACGCCACAAATCTGCTTTTGTCAAATATCCATTACAG GAAGCAATGATGAAAGATACCCTGGAACGAGCAAGGGATCCAAACTTTAATTTGAAAGCATACCTTCAGGATGCCTATATTCATCCCGTTTTCAaaggtggtgatgatgatgaagacgATGATCTGAGCAAAAAATTGGAAACCGAGAGTGTCCTAGTGCCTACAAAACGCCAATCACGAAAAAATACACCAGCACCAAGCAAAATCAGCGGGGCATCCTCGCCATCGTTGTTTGAGGTAGTTAAAAATGGCgatccttaa
- the LOC133703239 gene encoding lysine-specific demethylase JMJ26-like gives MAAMIAKSRINRDDDNKIRRFQGASLNFSLHETRERVKKSRENKFNEVVASKMRRKISCKKVEVIQLSSDSDDDDWSPRRRKKAPNRKLILAPESELSESDEECSPSERRNDLSEKIKPAPEIELSKSDDQWFLGARRKDSSKKTNPAPEIELLKSDDHWCLGTRRKASSNKTKPASEIELMKSDDQQCLGTRSKASSKKITLTPDVGFSGSNGELPQTRVKTSSKKIKSTSEIELSNSSDEWSPRARRKTSSKKVKPVTECDFLESNGFPKRQQNGLKKRSRSSSVGVGFDVDSEEDVLEAICLVKMRERIRTRISITEMNERSLKEAREKNIDSMNSSFCASSSSESASSSLSVSVSKHDGYSNGVSAARNVKAKGQEIKLCHQCMKKERRTVVVCKKCERMYCIQCIKQWYPEMTEVQFAEQCPFCCKKCNCNVCLHSSALIKTSKRNITNHEKVRHLHYLIKSLLPFLEQICDEQTEEVQIEAGIGDFPVDIAENFCYSNERVYCNYCATSIVDFHRSCRKCAYELCLSCCREIRKGSLSSRAEKSFWYVDRGFDYMHGGDPLPCQYQNPYDHSESLVLPWNASEDGSISCPPQELGGCGDCLLELKRILPLGWVAELKKRAEELLGICDTEQASLTCKCNEAGEGVLRSAAFREGSEDNYLYCPASKDILEYEELFHFQKHWVKGEPVIVRDVLEQTTRLSWEPKVMWRALCENVDSHISSKMSEVKAIDCLACCEVEINTRQFFKGYTEGRTYHNFWPEMLKLKDWPPSDKFENLLPRHCDEFNSALPFQEYSDPNSGILNVAVKFPADHLQPDLGPKTYIAYGTREELGRGDSVTKLHCDMSDAVNILTHTAEVALSQEQCSAIELLKMKHRAQDEKEYLEQDKVDNPHIELDQGNDSLKEEMDVSEIREPQKPPSEINEQLENSEDVLRGATLSGLPSEVETMDKTGGAALWDIFRREDVPKLEEYLRKHHREFRHNYCAPVEQVVHPIHDQCFYLTVEHKRKLKEEFGVEAWTFEQRVGEAVFIPAGCPHQVRNLQSCTKVAVDFVSPENIKECLRLTEEFRQLPVNHRAREDKLEIKKMIIYAIDKAIIDLQELTKSQH, from the exons ATGGCTGCTATGATTGCTAAGTCTAGGATTAACCgggatgatgataataaaattagGAGATTTCAAGGGGCTTCCTTGAATTTTTCATTGCATGAAACAAGGGAAAGAGTTAAGAAGTCCCGGGAAAATAAGTTTAATGAGGTAGTAGCATCTAAGATGAGAAGGAAGATTTCGTGTAAGAAAGTGGAAGTGATTCAATTGTCATCAgatagtgatgatgatgacTGGTCTCCCCGAAGGAGAAAGAAAGCTCCGAATAGGAAACTTATATTAGCCCCGGAAAGTGAACTTTCAGAGAGTGATGAGGAGTGCTCACCTTCGGAAAGAAGGAACGATTTGTCTGAGAAAATTAAGCCAGCCCCGGAGATTGAATTGTCGAAAAGTGATGACCAGTGGTTTCTTGGAGCAAGAAGGAAAGATTCATCTAAGAAAACTAATCCAGCCCCAGAGATTGAATTGTTGAAAAGTGATGATCATTGGTGTCTCGGAACAAGAAGGAAAGCTTCATCTAATAAAACTAAGCCAGCCTCAGAAATTGAATTAATGAAAAGTGATGATCAACAGTGTCTAGGAACAAGAAGCAAAGCTTCATCTAAGAAAATTACGTTAACCCCAGATGTTGGATTTTCAGGGAGTAATGGTGAGCTGCCTCAAACAAGAGTCAAAACATCATCTAAGAAAATTAAGTCAACTTCAGAAATTGAGTTGTCAAATAGTAGTGATGAGTGGTCACCTCGAGCGAGAAGAAAAACTTCATCTAAAAAAGTGAAGCCAGTTACGGAATGTGACTTTTTGGAGAGTAATGGGTTTCCAAAGAGGCAGCAGAATGGTTTAAAAAAGCGTAGCAGAAGCAGTTCTGTAGGTGTAGGTTTTGATGTTGACTCGGAAGAGGATGTGTTGGAAGCAATTTGTCTTGTAAAAATGAGAGAGCGAATAAGAACTAGGATTTCAATTACTGAGATGAATGAGAGGAGTCTGAAGGAGgccagagaaaaaaatatagattctaTGAATTCTTCTTTctgtgcttcttcttcttcagaatCAGCTTCTTCTAGCTTATCAGTTTCAGTTTCAAAACATGATGGTTATAGCAATGGTGTGTCTGCAGCGAGAAATGTGAAG GCCAAAGGACAAGAAATCAAACTATGTCATCAGtgcatgaaaaaagaaagaagaactgTTGTTGTTTGTAAGAAATGTGAAAGAATGTACTGCATACAGTGCATCAAGCAATG GTATCCTGAGATGACAGAAGTTCAATTTGCGGAACAATGCCCATTTTGTTGTAAAAAATGCAATTGCAATGTGTGTTTGCACTCGAGTGCATTGATTAAG ACATCCAAAAGGAATATCACCAACCATGAAAAGGTTCGGCATCTGCATTATTTGATCAAGTCACTACTTCCTTTTCTGGAACAAATCTGTGATGAACAAACTGAAGAAGTTCAGATTGAGGCTGGTATTGGAG ATTTCCCTGTTGATATAGCTGAGAACTTTTGCTATAGCAATGAGCGTGTTTATTG CAACTACTGTGCCACTTCCATTGTTGACTTCCATCGCAGCTGTCGAAAATGTGCTTATGAACTATGCCTCAGTTGTTGTCGAGAAATTCGAAAGGGAAGCCTTTCAAGTCGTGCTGAAAAAAGTTTTTGGTATGTGGATAGAGGCTTTGATTATATGCATGGTGGAGATCCACTGCCTTGTCAATACCAAAATCCTTATGACCACAGTGAGTCTCTGGTTCTACCATGGAATGCCAGTGAAGATGGGAGCATTTCTTGCCCTCCACAAGAATTGGGTGGTTGTGGTGATTGTTTATTGGAGCTAAAGCGTATCCTTCCACTGGGATGGGTTGCAGAGTTGAAAAAAAGGGCAGAAGAATTATTGGGAATCTGTGATACTGAACAGGCAAGTTTGACGTGCAAGTGTAATGAAGCAGGGGAAGGGGTGTTGAGAAGCGCAGCTTTTAGGGAAGGATCTGAGGACAATTACTTGTATTGTCCTGCTTCAAAGGATATTCTTGAGTATGAAGAACTTTTTCACTTCCAAAAGCACTGGGTTAAAGGTGAGCCAGTTATAGTTCGTGATGTTCTCGAGCAGACAACTCGTTTGAGCTGGGAGCCAAAGGTCATGTGGCGTGCATTATGTGAAAATGTGGATTCACATATTAGTTCAAAAATGTCTGAAGTGAAGGCTATTGATTGTCTGGCTTGTTGCGAG GTGGAGATCAATACCCGGCAGTTTTTTAAAGGCTACACGGAAGGGAGAACATATCATAACTTTTGGCCTGAAATGCTTAAGCTCAAGGACTGGCCTCCATCAGATAAATTCGAAAATCTTTTGCCACGCCACTGTGACGAGTTTAACAGTGCACTGCCATTTCAAGAATACAGTGATCCAAATTCTGGAATCCTTAATGTTGCTGTGAAGTTTCCAGCAGATCACCTGCAACCAGATTTGGGTCCAAAAACTTACATTGCATATGGTACAAGAGAAGAGCTTGGAAGAGGGGACTCAGTGACCAAGCTTCACTGTGACATGTCAGATGCG GTAAATATTTTGACACATACTGCTGAAGTAGCATTAAGTCAAGAACAGTGCTCCGCCATTGAGCTGTTGAAAATGAAGCACAGGGCTCAGGATGAGAAGGAATATTTAGAACAAGACAAGGTAGACAATCCTCACATTGAACTTGATCAGGGAAATGATAGTTTGAAAGAAGAGATGGATGTCTCAGAAATTAGAGAGCCACAGAAGCCCCCCTCTGAAATTAATGAACAACTTGAGAACAGTGAAGATGTGTTAAGAGGAGCTACACTTTCTGGTTTGCCCTCGGAAGTGGAGACTATGGACAAAACAGGTGGCGCCGCCTTGTGGGACATTTTCAGAAGGGAGGATGTTCCCAAGTTAGAGGAATATTTGAGAAAGCACCACAGAGAATTCAGGCACAATTACTGTGCCCCTGTAGAACAG GTCGTTCATCCAATTCATGACCAATGTTTCTATTTAACTGTGGAGCATAAAAGGAAACTGAAGGAGGAATTCG GAGTTGAAGCCTGGACATTTGAACAAAGAGTTGGAGAGGCTGTATTTATACCTGCTGGATGCCCACACCAAGTAAGGAATCTACAG TCTTGCACAAAAGTTGCTGTCGACTTCGTCTCACCCGAAAATATAAAGGAATGCCTCCGGTTAACTGAAGAGTTTCGACAACTTCCAGTGAACCATAGAGCTAGAGAGGATAAACTAGAG ataaagaaaatgataatctATGCAATCGATAAAGCCATTATAGACTTGCAAGAGCTAACAAAATCACAGCACTGA